In one Drosophila albomicans strain 15112-1751.03 chromosome X, ASM965048v2, whole genome shotgun sequence genomic region, the following are encoded:
- the LOC117572191 gene encoding putative mediator of RNA polymerase II transcription subunit 26 isoform X1, translated as MPLYSDSSNYYYSGGSSQLYSPYYSSSSSSPGSYTSSYNRAYPGSYMVPLLPSPRSPSYTTSSSIVGSGVVGGSSSNSLLGLSSRYQPKLTTITETSALTGRHSGHSSLMPLTRIQSPKYSSVSSYGSSSNSSSSSSSHRYIPPRPIAINTADIDVSSARYHRRSAEPEPAAVVERKQEKQAEPQEEQQQQQPEKQQQHLEQEQQGQSQAPPRRSTIRRNRAVVRLSTIRRRSKERNSEQPQQQQQPQQQQQQPEEHQFRDLPPAAEPSLSWRQKLAEELAAFPATSNKKSPGELLRERFYIHDEKQQLAELRQQQKQQQQQAKQTTPTERTTQQQQQQQQQQRQQPAKQSDEETEESSELEETAEQVQETIRRLSLVQCPTFHDICEDISSDKIDDDLNAGELRRRASIIQEQEQELLNKLQKSNSGTFQLIHLERRSSHDSTTADESTAAAVAKQAKKRKSKKLRHKITAIVDVENAVTAQTQSQQQQLQQQQQHHMPSVLELNEEQAAIGNPPLSPKPKFTVNVETVEEHQQIHKIFKLPKKKVAPPKASQVDQVLPEGFMKAAPKAKTSPIKKPSKPKEQDQAKLLEKEKLEAEEKQLMQEKMQEEKLKQEEKLKEEKLEQEKLQEEKLKQEEKLKEEKLQQEKLQEEKLKQEKLQEEKLKAEKLQKEEKLKQEKLQEEKLKEEKLQKEEKLKQEKLQEEKLKEEKLQQEKLQQEKLQLQKEKLQQEKLQQEKLQQEKLQQEKLKQEKLEQEKKQKEKLQREKLQKEKLQQEKLQREKLEQEKVQKEKQQQKLQEDKLKQEKEQKEKEQHEKLLKQQQQQQQAGVAQIFTFDEAAIQQSQATLTPTATPTPAAVKQEGVATPKPIRKAIQKSESGEDFWSQIGSRETLYMNNRKKVITDRQLETTSEEATSPKEAASATPTLKSAIHIELKQPATTSNGKSLPATPAITLSNSTPATPKLTTKSEPATPLAPTATATSSPKATPATPKLNSTAATATVAKTETSPKSTATATKTEAGTTATTPKSMPATLKPADKLATAVAKPVTMTAKTTATVAAAKEQQQSGNAAVSTTTVVMTTASTIATGKSKLCETAATTAATTTTAATAAPKINTGQAAKSPEQQQAAAAKINKTTHNNERQQQQPQPQQQQPPSNVATSKQETETKTKLTEIVEPKSKVQSPKATTTAATAKPKAAAAKKKATAATAAAATPTTAAATETLPDSNVTPINADQFISLAPTKAAIAAATNASSPATATAAAAATTAAAAATTATAATTPTTTGDALRDVVANVADNNGNEGDDVVDNNDNDNNDGDDDNSCGEGVGNNLSKFATVSNLAQCLRDVDAELDDYIPSSAENSEDSSDDSSFDDSSSANGLENNLNLSASMKKKQRKEKKKQKAKDAKEAPARFDPQKKIKIDPSTKCYVKEEAPRYPLVATPRPLWKREKIVYSDENTDDESSSEGSEATGGSLDEETDDDDSDACSSNNSSSSEEFDDESATRGGAAATATNTSATSATSAAAATTAATNKTHLAAPGQASTSTSTSASASASSSPSIIRMSTCSNDSGFEGGTAPSSPKKMLETSYTYSQFQKSGRFTAPATVIPRFKNYSVDDFHFLAVLGKGSFGKVLLAELRDTTYYYAIKCLKKDVVLEDDDVDSTLIERKVLALGTKHPYLCHLFCTFQTESHLFFVMEYLNGGDLMFHIQESGRFSEERARFYGAEIISGLKFLHKKGIIYRDLKLDNVLLDYEGHVRIADFGMCKLQIYLDKTADSFCGTPDYMAPEIIKGEKYNQNVDWWSFGVLLYEMLIGQSPFSGCDEDELFWSICNEIPWFPVYISAEATGILKGLLEKDYTKRIGSQYSPAGDIADHIFFRPIEWNLLEKRQIEPPFKPQVKHPLDTQYFDRVFTRERVRLTPIDKEILASMDQKQFHGFTYTNPHITLD; from the exons ATGCCGCTCTATTCGGATTCGAGCAATTATTACTACAGCGGGGGCAGCAGTCAACTTTATTCGCCCtattacagcagcagcagcagcagccctgGCAGCTATACGTCCAGCTATAATCGCGCCTATCCAGGCAGCTATATGGTGCCGTTGCTGCCCTCGCCCCGCTCGCCCAGCTACACcacgagcagcagcatcgtTGGCAGCGGTGTTgtcggcggcagcagcagcaacagtttaTTGGGTTTGTCGTCGCGTTATCAGCCCAAACTGACGACCATAACAGAGACATCGGCCCTAACGGGACGACACAGTGGCCACAGCAGTCTGATGCCCCTGACGCGCATTCAGTCGCCCAAGTACAGCTCAGTGTCGAGctacggcagcagcagcaacagtagcagcagcagcagcagccatcgCTATATACCGCCTAGACCGATAGCAATCAATACGGCGGACATTGATGTGAGTTCAGCGAGGTATCATCGTCGCTCAGCGGAGCCAGAGCCAGCTGCAGTTGTGGAGCGCAAGCAGGAGAAGCAAGCTGAACCACaagaggagcaacagcagcagcaaccagaaaagcaacaacagcacctCGAACAAGAGCAGCAGGGACAATCGCAAGCTCCGCCTAGACGCTCGACAATACGACGCAATCGTGCTGTGGTGCGTCTCTCGACCATCAGACGACGCAGCAAGGAACGCAACAGCGAGCAacctcaacagcagcagcaaccacaacaacaacaacagcaaccagagGAACATCAATTTCGTGATCTGCCGCCAGCAGCTGAGCCAAGTCTCAGTTGGCGACAAAAACTTGCCGAGGAGTTGGCCGCATTCCCAGCGACGAGCAACAAAAAGTCACCCGGAGAATTGCTGCGCGAACGTTTCTACATACACGATGAGAAGCAACAGCTGGCGGAGTTGCgtcagcagcaaaagcagcagcaacaacaggcaaaacaaacaacaccaacagaacggacaacacagcaacaacaacaacaacaacagcagcagcgacagcagccagcaaaacAGTCCGATGAAGAGACGGAAGAATCTTCGGAGCTGGAAGAGACTGCGGAACAGGTGCAGGAAACCATTCGTCGGCTGAGTTTGGTGCAGTGTCCCACATTTCATGACATCTGCGAGGACATCTCGTCGGATAAGATCGACGACGATCTGAATGCCGGCGAGTTGCGACGACGTGCTTCGATCATACAGGAACAGGAACAGGAGTTGCTTAACAAGTTGCAAAAGTCGAATTCGGGAACGTTTCAGTTGATCCATTTGGAGCGTCGCAGCAGCCATGACAGCACCACAGCCGATGAgtcgacagcggcagcagtgGCCAAGCAGGCGAAGAAACGCAAGAGCAAGAAGTTGCGACACAAGATCACCGCCATTGTGGATGTGGAGAATGCGGTGACAGCTCAGACacaatcacagcaacagcaactgcaacagcaacagcagcatcataTGCCGAGTGTGCTGGAACTAAACGAAGAGCAGGCAGCCATAGGCAACCCGCCATTGAGTCCCAAGCCCAAGTTTACGGTGAATGTGGAGACGGTGGAGGAGCATCAGCAGATACACAAGATCTTCAAGTTGCCCAAGAAAAAGGTGGCGCCACCGAAGGCTTCGCAAGTGGATCAAGTGTTGCCCGAGGGCTTCATGAAGGCGGCGCCCAAGGCAAAGACATCGCCGATTAAGAAGCCAAGCAAGCCCAAGGAACAGGATCAAGCGAAGCTGTTGGAGAAAGAGAAACTAGAGGCTGAGGAGAAGCAGCTGATGCAGGAGAAAATGCAAGAGGAGAAGTTGAAGCAGGAGGAGAAACTGAAGGAAGAGAAATTGGAACAAGAGAAGTTGCAAGAGGAGAAATTGAAGCAGGAGGAGAAACTGAAGGAAGAGAAATTGCAACAAGAGAAGTTGCAAGAGGAAAAATTGAAGCAGGAGAAGTTGCAAGAGGAGAAATTAAAGGCggaaaaactgcaaaaagaggaaaaatTGAAGCAGGAGAAATTACAAGAGGAGAAATTAAAGGAggaaaaactgcaaaaagaggaaaaatTGAAGCAGGAGAAATTGCAAGAGGAAAAATTAAAGGAGGAAAAACTGCAGCAAGAGAAACTGCAACAAGAAAAGCTGCAACTTCAGAAGGAGAAGTTGCAACAGGAAAAGTTGCAGCAGGAAAAACTGCAGCAGGAAAAACTGCAACAGGAAAAATTGAAGCAGGAGAAATTGGAACAGGAGAAAAAACAGAAGGAGAAACTACAAAGGGAGAAATTACAGAAAGAGAAACTGCAGCAGGAGAAACTGCAAAGGGAGAAATTGGAACAGGAGAAAgtgcaaaaggaaaaacagcagcagaaactgCAGGAGGACAAATTGAAGCAGGAAAAAgagcaaaaggaaaaggagCAACATGAAAAATTgctcaagcagcagcagcaacaacaacaagcgggAGTAGCGCAGATTTTCACCTTCGACGAGGCCGCAATTCAACAGAGTCAGGCAACCCTGACGCCTacggccacgcccacgcccgcAGCCGTGAAACAAGAGGGCGTGGCCACGCCCAAACCCATCAGGAAGGCGATACAAAAGTCGGAGAGCGGCGAGGACTTTTGGTCGCAGATCGGATCCCGGGAGACGCTCTACATGAACAATCGCAAGAAGGTGATTACGGATCGGCAGCTGGAGACAACCAGCGAGGAAGCAACATCTCCCAAggaagcagcatcagcaacaccGACACTAAAGTCTGCAATACACATTGAACTcaagcagccagcaacaaccTCAAATGGCAAATCGCTGCCAGCAACACCAGCCATAACTTTGTCGAATTCGACACCAGCAACACCCAAGTTGACAACGAAATCGGAACCAGCAACACCACTTGCACCgacagcaactgcaaccaGTTCGCCCAAAGCAACGCCAGCAACACCAAAGCTaaacagcacagcagcaacagcaactgttgctaaAACCGAAACATCTCCcaaatcaacagcaactgcaaccaaAACGGAAGCaggcacaacagcaacaactccaAAGAGCATGCCAGCAACATTGAAGCCAGCTGATAAGCTAGCGACAGCAGTTGCAAAGCCAGTGACAATGACAgcaaagacaacagcaacggttgctgctgcaaaggaacaacaacaatctggcaacgctgcaGTCAGCACAACTACTGTAGTCATGACAACCGCatcaacaatagcaacaggcAAATCAAAACTGTGCGAAacggcggcaacaacagcagcaacaacaacaacagcagctacgGCAgcgccaaaaataaataccggGCAAGCGGCCAAGTCACctgaacaacaacaggcagcggcagcgaaaataaataaaacaacgcATAATAAtgagcgacaacaacagcagccgcagccgcagcagcagcaaccaccaaGCAACGTAGCAACATCCAAGCAAGAAACGGAAACTAAAACGAAATTGACGGAAATTGTTGAGCCAAAGTCAAAGGTGCAATCACcgaaagcgacaacaacagcagcaacagcaaagccaaaagcagcagcagccaaaaagaaagccacagcagcaacagcagcagcagcaactccgacaacagcagcagcaactgaaacGTTGCCGGACAGCAATGTGACCCCAATCAATGCCGATCAATTTATATCGTTGGCCCCCACAAAGGCGGCCATTGCAGCGGCCACAAATGCGTCATCgccggcaactgcaacagcagcagcagcagccacaacagcagcagcagcagccacaacagcaacagcagcgacaacgccTACAACAACAGGCGATGCGCTACGCGATGTTGTGGCGAATGTTGCtgacaacaacggcaacgaaggcgacgacgtcgtcgacaacaatgacaacgacaacaacgacggcgacgacgacaacagctGCGGCGAAGGCGTCGGCAATAATTTATCAAAGTTTGCAACAGTATCGAATTTGGCACAGTGTCTGCGAGACGTTGACGCCGAGCTAGACGATTATATACCATCGTCGGCGGAAAATAGCGAAGATAGCAGCGACGATAGCAGTTTTGACGATTCCTCCAGCGCGAACGGTTTAGAAAACAATCTCAATCTCAGTGCCAGCATGAAGAAGAAACAGCGCAaggagaagaaaaaacaaaaggccaAAGATGCCAAAGAGGCGCCAGCACGTTTCGATCCCCAGAAGAAGATCAAAATCGATCCCAGCACCAAGTGTTATGTGAAAGAGGAGGCGCCACGCTATCCCCTCGTTGCCACGCCTCGTCCGCTGTGGAAGCGCGAAAAGATCGTGTATTCCGATGAGAATACCGATGATGAGAGCAGCTCCGAGGGCAGCGAGGCAACGGGCGGATCCCTTGACGAGGAGaccgatgacgatgacagcGATgcgtgcagcagcaacaacagctccaGCTCCGAGGAGTTTGACGACGAGTCAGCAACCagaggaggagcagcagcaacagccacaaatacatcagcaacatcagcaacatcagcagcagcagcaacgacggcagcaacaaataaGACACACTTGGCGGCACCAGGACAAGCGTCCACTTCCACATCGAcctcggcatcggcatcggcgtCGAGTTCGCCGTCGATCATCAGGATGAGCACGTGCAGCAATGATTCCGGCTTTGAGGGCGGCACTGCGCCGTCCAGTCCCAAAAAGATGTTGG AAACATCATATACATATTCACAATTCCAAAAATCCGGACGTTTCACAGCGCCAGCAACAGTAATACCTAGATTTAAGAATTATTCGGTAgatgattttcattttctggCCGTGCTGGGCAAAGGAAGTTTCGGCAAG GTACTGCTCGCTGAGCTGCGTGATACAACATATTATTATGCCATCAAGTGCCTGAAGAAGGATGTTGTGCTGGAGGACGATGACGTCGACTCAACGCTGATCGAACGCAAAGTTTTGGCATTGGGCACCAAGCATCCATATCTATGCCATCTGTTTTGCACATTTCAAACAGAG AGTCATCTGTTCTTTGTGATGGAATATCTAAATGGCGGAGATCTCATGTTCCACATCCAGGAGAGCGGACGTTTCTCCGAGGAGCGTGCACGTTTTTATGGCGCCGAAATCATATCTGGCCTCAAGTTTTTGCACAAGAAGGGCATTATCTACAG GGATCTCAAATTGGACAATGTATTGCTGGACTATGAGGGTCATGTGCGTATTGCTGATTTTGGCatgtgcaaattgcaaatctaTTTGGATAAGACGGCCGATAGTTTTTGCGGCACACCCGATTACATGGCGCCCGAAATCATCAAG GGTGAGAAATACAATCAGAATGTGGATTGGTGGTCATTCGGTGTGCTGCTCTACGAAATGCTAATCGGACAATCGCCATTCAGTGGCTGCGATGAGGACGAACTCTTCTGGTCGATCTGCAATGAAATTCCATGGTTCCCCGTCTATATATCCGCCGAAGCAACTGGCATACTCAAGGGC CTGCTGGAGAAGGATTACACGAAGCGCATTGGATCACAGTATAGTCCGGCTGGCGATATTGCCGATCATATATTCTTCCGGCCCATCGAATGGAATCTGCTCGAGAAGCGGCAAATTGAGCCGCCCTTTAAGCCCCAAGTG AAACATCCATTGGATACGCAATATTTCGATCGTGTGTTTACTCGAGAGCGTGTCCGTCTCACGCCCATCGATAAAGAAATACTCGCTTCCATGGATCAGAAGCAGTTCCATGGCTTTACCTACACAAATCCGCACATCACCCTGGACTAG
- the LOC117572191 gene encoding putative protein kinase C delta type homolog isoform X4: MPHRFKPHTFMSPTFCDHCGSLMGGFFIQGLKCEECDVNCHKKCERLTANLCGVNQKLIVEALNHVKRGAREARDSPSTPPSCNPAYKIEANDEHDDDFHFLAVLGKGSFGKVLLAELRDTTYYYAIKCLKKDVVLEDDDVDSTLIERKVLALGTKHPYLCHLFCTFQTESHLFFVMEYLNGGDLMFHIQESGRFSEERARFYGAEIISGLKFLHKKGIIYRDLKLDNVLLDYEGHVRIADFGMCKLQIYLDKTADSFCGTPDYMAPEIIKGEKYNQNVDWWSFGVLLYEMLIGQSPFSGCDEDELFWSICNEIPWFPVYISAEATGILKGLLEKDYTKRIGSQYSPAGDIADHIFFRPIEWNLLEKRQIEPPFKPQVKHPLDTQYFDRVFTRERVRLTPIDKEILASMDQKQFHGFTYTNPHITLD; encoded by the exons aATGTGACGTGAATTGTCACAAGAAATGCGAACGTCTCACGGCCAATTTATGCGGCGTCAATCAGAAACTCATCGTCGAGGCGCTCAACCACGTAAAACGAG GCGCACGTGAGGCAAGAGATTCACCCAGCACACCGCCCAGCTGCAATCCCGCCTACAAGATCGAGGCCAACGATGAACACGATG atgattttcattttctggCCGTGCTGGGCAAAGGAAGTTTCGGCAAG GTACTGCTCGCTGAGCTGCGTGATACAACATATTATTATGCCATCAAGTGCCTGAAGAAGGATGTTGTGCTGGAGGACGATGACGTCGACTCAACGCTGATCGAACGCAAAGTTTTGGCATTGGGCACCAAGCATCCATATCTATGCCATCTGTTTTGCACATTTCAAACAGAG AGTCATCTGTTCTTTGTGATGGAATATCTAAATGGCGGAGATCTCATGTTCCACATCCAGGAGAGCGGACGTTTCTCCGAGGAGCGTGCACGTTTTTATGGCGCCGAAATCATATCTGGCCTCAAGTTTTTGCACAAGAAGGGCATTATCTACAG GGATCTCAAATTGGACAATGTATTGCTGGACTATGAGGGTCATGTGCGTATTGCTGATTTTGGCatgtgcaaattgcaaatctaTTTGGATAAGACGGCCGATAGTTTTTGCGGCACACCCGATTACATGGCGCCCGAAATCATCAAG GGTGAGAAATACAATCAGAATGTGGATTGGTGGTCATTCGGTGTGCTGCTCTACGAAATGCTAATCGGACAATCGCCATTCAGTGGCTGCGATGAGGACGAACTCTTCTGGTCGATCTGCAATGAAATTCCATGGTTCCCCGTCTATATATCCGCCGAAGCAACTGGCATACTCAAGGGC CTGCTGGAGAAGGATTACACGAAGCGCATTGGATCACAGTATAGTCCGGCTGGCGATATTGCCGATCATATATTCTTCCGGCCCATCGAATGGAATCTGCTCGAGAAGCGGCAAATTGAGCCGCCCTTTAAGCCCCAAGTG AAACATCCATTGGATACGCAATATTTCGATCGTGTGTTTACTCGAGAGCGTGTCCGTCTCACGCCCATCGATAAAGAAATACTCGCTTCCATGGATCAGAAGCAGTTCCATGGCTTTACCTACACAAATCCGCACATCACCCTGGACTAG